In a single window of the Fusarium falciforme chromosome 3, complete sequence genome:
- a CDS encoding Protein kinase domain-containing protein, with amino-acid sequence MAAFSGPGMLVAPHQHQPHQSSMLDSADKSAASAPLSPNSAISFPSASSPRQYLTDLTESIVLEEGGESGSESAIEPVTPISGRQSQDFTLENQDLADLQSYQSYQASSVTSGAVPIPIPGANSNSKALYQTQTQSSRRPSHTESTTPKYTDYEVTSTGTPLSKRSTRGSTSSFKRTMSNFFRRSNSQVANNSAIMDSATPSVVSAPTEPQTNGNPRATHRRRFSMNRSSATTRSNSPPSPSDAGLEMASVHRERSANNLPSQSDFKKNRASTGLNLRGRTIGFVTSNAKSANGDKRPQLSRRASSFDGSRPNTPLPPPAEQDETMYPPQRSVWPLPPDSGTGAKARRMSLSLPDDFAVDVVELQSEFEYQRKFLGRHGKHLGKGAASKVRLMMRKGYPEELYAVKEFRGKSRRESEQDYENKIKSEFSIAKSLHHPNIIETFRLCTDHSRWNHVMEYCSEGDLFSLVQKGHLKGEERKKDRLCLFKQLIQGVAYLHANGIAHRDIKLENLLITKDSKLKITDFGVSEVFSGTHPGLREAGGQCGRNMGEVRLCSPGICGSEPYIAPEVLAKKEAYDPRALDVWSSAIIMIYLTFGGAIWSRAEAGNLHYDKLVDGWNKWYAKHPECDACISDSDYPKCYALDVGVTPPALRRLLLQMLNPDPHKRIGINEVINNRWMKNVECCQVESYDDPALVIDATKKDNKVNGNKKIFCHNHLPPKMSGGHSLGKMPGQPGY; translated from the exons ATGGCGGCATTCTCGGGCCCAGGGATGCTCGTGGCACCCCACCAGCACCAACCACATCAGAGCTCCATGCTCGACTCAGCAG ATAAAAGTGCCGCTTCTGCTCCTTTGAGCCCAAATTCGGCCATCAGCTTCCCTTCTGCCTCATCGCCGCGTCAATATCTCACCGACCTGACCGAGTCAATTGTTCTCGAGGAAGGTGGAGAGTCTGGCAGCGAATCCGCCATTGAACCAGTCACTCCCATCAGTGGTCGTCAGTCCCAGGACTTTACGCTTGAGAATCAAGACCTCGCAGACCTCCAGAGCTACCAGTCCTACCAAGCTAGCTCAGTCACATCAGGCGCCGTTCCTATTCCTATTCCAGgcgccaacagcaacagcaaggcGCTCTATCAGACACAAACACAGtcttctcgtcgaccttCGCATACCGAATCTACAACCCCCAAGTATACGGACTACGAAGTCACCTCCACCGGAACTCCGCTCTCCAAACGGTCGACTCGCGGCTCGACCTCGAGCTTCAAGCGCACAATGTCCAACTTTTTCCGCCGCTCAAATTCCCAGGTGGCCAACAACTCGGCCATCATGGACTCTGCCACTCCTTCCGTTGTTTCTGCACCCACAGAACCTCAGACCAACGGTAACCCACGAGCCACCCACCGTCGGCGCTTCTCCATGAACCGCTCTTCGGCTACAACTCGCTCCAACTCGCCCCCGTCACCAAGCGATGCCGGTCTCGAAATGGCTTCAGTGCACCGTGAGCGCTCAGCCAACAACCTGCCCAGCCAGAGTGACTTCAAGAAGAACCGGGCCTCCACCGGTCTGAATCTCCGTGGCCGAACTATCGGCTTTGTTACTTCAAACGCCAAGAGTGCGAATGGAGACAAGCGCCCCCAGCTTAGCCGTCGAGCTAGCAGCTTCGACGGAAGCCGTCCCAACACTCCTCTGCCACCGCCCGCCGAGCAAGATGAGACCATGTACCCTCCCCAACGCAGCGTCTGGCCGCTCCCTCCGGACTCTGGTACTGGTGCCAAGGCTAGGCGCATGAGTCTTAGCCTCCCCGATGATTTTGCTGTCGATGTTGTCGAACTACAAAGCGAGTTTGAGTACCAGCGCAAGTTCCTTGGCCGTCATGGCAAGCATCTCGGAAAGGGAGCTGCCTCCAAGGTGAGGCTCATGATGCGCAAGGGTTACCCCGAAGAGCTCTATGCCGTCAAGGAATTCCGTGGTAAGTCTCGCCGTGAGAGCGAACAGGACTACGAGAACAAGATCAAGTCCGAGTTCAGCATCGCCAAGAGTCTGCACCATCCCAACATCATCGAGACTTTCCGCCTCTGCACCGACCACTCCCGTTGGAACCACGTTATGGAGTACTGCTCCGAAGGCGATCTCTTCAGCCTGGTTCAGAAGGGTCACCTCAAGGGTGAGGAGCGCAAGAAGGACCGCCTGTGTCTCTTCAAGCAGTTGATTCAGGGTGTTGCCTACCTCCACGCCAACGGTATTGCTCATCGTGATATCAAGTTGGAGAACCTTTTGATTACCAAGGACAGCAAGCTGAAGATTACCGATTTTGGTGTCTCAGAAGTCTTCTCAGGCACTCATCCTGGTCTTCGTGAGGCTGGCGGACAATGCGGCCGTAATATGGGTGAGGTTCGCCTTTGCTCTCCTGGCATCTGCGGCAGTGAGCCCTACATCGCCCCCGAGGTGCTTGCCAAGAAGGAAGCCTACGACCCTCGCGCCCTGGATGTGTGGAGCtcagccatcatcatgatctACCTCACCTTTGGCGGTGCTATTTGGTCCCGTGCTGAGGCGGGTAACCTGCACTACGACAAGCTCGTTGATGGCTGGAACAAGTGGTACGCTAAGCACCCCGAGTGCGATGCTTGTATTTCCGACAGCGACTACCCCAAGTGCTACGCCCTCGACGTTGGCGTTACTCCGCCTGCTCTTCGCCGCCTGTTGCTGCAGATGCTTAACCCCGACCCTCACAAGCGTATCGGCATTAACGAGGTCATCAACAACCGATGGATGAAGAATGTCGAGTGTTGCCAGGTAGAATCATATGACGACCCAGCTCTGGTTATCGACGCCACCAAGAAGGACAACAAGGTCAACGGAAACAAGAAGATCTTCTGCCACAATCACCTGCCCCCGAAGATGTCTGGCGGTCACTCCCTGGGCAAGATGCCAGGCCAACCTGGCTATTAG